The Lineus longissimus chromosome 2, tnLinLong1.2, whole genome shotgun sequence genome window below encodes:
- the LOC135483169 gene encoding fibrillin-2-like isoform X4, with amino-acid sequence MVSLRIIRDIFAAFVIKILLLQTFQGCAVLGQQDSNQRRNQAYYGPNICGGRAVSNSQSCCQGWSAVPSNGGYRCSVPSCRSSCGTGTCIRPDLCYCPGGVVQTQPCGAAVCGSGCLNGGRCIGPDRCACTYGFTGKRCEVDFRTGPCYTQVEGDTCKGQLIGVTCTRGLCCATIGQAWGQPCQQCPRAPEPCRRGFIFHDSNKQCVDINECIAIPGLCVGGRCTNTLGSYRCECLPGQRKNPTTGACDGKELPGGETCADAGADACKNGRCLNDDKGYYCVCNAGFLASDDKKKCINNRKATCFRTTGCRDPIGIPLTQVDCCCTYSMSGWGESRICESCPTKNTPAYYRVCPGSDPLTGGENFTRPDNGDDTGHCSLYPNLCPNGRCKSTPGSYRCICDKGFRLNRQGQCVDIDECREYGYCRENGRCYNNPGSYSCDCNSGFALSTDKRYCTDKNECQESDKCPNGNCINLDGSYKCRCNPGFRSSVDMEVCLDIDECSEISGVCRNGICLNALGTYTCRCNAGYELSPDRTFCVDKNECTETGMCENGRCINEDGAYKCLCNVGFKSTPDEKSCVDVDECVTNDNKLCPNGNCINTPGSFRCECFAGFTLSASGRSCKDTRKGYCFMDIDNAGQCKNPSRLLITRSTCCCSLEMSSAKGLGWGDPQCKLCPSQGSDDYDKLCTYGDGMDGNGDDINECLIYPTICKNGVCENLQGSYRCKCDEGYTYEPATKRCVDVDECLLNRNLCQFGTCRNVPGSFKCACPTGFTFNDETKSCEDVDECAENDRLCQGGNCLNNEGSYRCDCSVPGTTFDPVRKICVDSRKAACWGKFSGRCEEKVGDRMTKEDCCATLGKAWGSPCEECPAASDCPKGFKHDGSSCVDINECVMMEGMCEGGRCVNTQGSFRCDCPTGFRVGADGKTCVDFRVSNCYSNYVRGQCANDFGGRYMKQVCCCSVGQAWGEPCEPCPSTGSDEYKKLCNGGSGKGPDQPVDNGMTDRLTDINECVYFPSLCENGRCKNTLGSFECLCNQGYAIDEAGKSCLDIDECRISFGVCGNGTCRNTPGRFRCECQTGFESTMMMQTCMDINECARDRTLCRGGTCVNTIGSFSCICPDGHEMTQDGRGCKDIDECSIESGICSNGRCENYMGGYQCFCDNGYKPSPPRTSCVDIDECASYNGRCDNLCQNTPGSYLCTCQQGFRMGQDGKSCTDINECVEVGDICNTGDCVNLQGSYRCVCKAGMSITQDGKGCTDLDECSGPDKMCKNGLCKNTMGSYICDCDRGYAVQPAKGIGCLDDDECSNSKAACDKNADCRNTEGSYKCQCKDGFRGDGFLCIDVNECINANGQCDDQAKCTNTPGSFRCVCDDGFVGDGFDCLDVDECSVNPNLCDNGQCLNYPGSYRCECDMGFAPKDDEKTCVDIDECSTFENLCVNGRCENVFGMFRCICNRGYELDSTGGNCTDVDECKNPDNCQYGECVNRQGTYICQCPPNYELTPAGTGCVDPRQGYCYSDYPFGGVQGVCSRDLAPNVGQDVCCCTIGLSWGETNGFCELCPRNGTAEYDYLCPGGPGFQPNTLTIILEDIDECAEFPNLCAGGTCRNSFGSFTCICPPGYSLDTATYACEDIDECLVNPDICGAGGTCINNRGSYSCVCPDNTKLMPGGDSCMDMRKGACYSQVAELTSPSRRNKCDGLLSTDTTKMVCCCSLGKAWGSACELCPLSGTADYEKQCGGVSPGTIIDPNSGKPADLDECSKIPELCENGVCVNTLGSFRCQCPKGMELNAEGTVCEDIDECQSGQNPCVGDATCENTKGSYRCSCPIGFQVSSNQRSCIDIDECSDDRFCQNGECLNLIGSYRCVCKKGFRSSLNQDACLDINECLVQPGLCRNGSCVNTEGSFRCNCYTGYQTSQNGDCIDVDECRTTPGGLCNLGRCKNTPGSYVCECQGGFRLSLDRRQCEDVDECVERRDVCDNARCQNFPGGFRCICDPGYQLSDDETTCVDVNECDDIHMCHGGRCINSPGSFQCFCDVGFVLSTDKKMCLDTRQGTCFMTFKKGQCTEERAIKSNKAECCCSRGAAWSWNEGACEICPEPNEGSFAVLCPDGFGFIMGEGMMDDLDECALYPTICNNGYCINTDGSYRCECGPGYTLLPSGNRCIDDDECARRNPCGNGTCTNTPGSFECKCSDGFLPGRNRVCEDVNECDESAIQCAFRCKNIPGAYRCVCPPGYKVAPDGLHCQDVDECAIGANDCKYACKNLVGMHMCICPEGYEKIGQGDNCRDIDECAADRNICGNGRCRNTEGTYRCDCFAGYEVSNDGKVCIDNRQGFCYMTSYGGRCVSRGDNLELKTKAMCCCSMGQAWGPGCEQCPRRGTAVYKTLCMHGPGFTPDGQDIDECALDSTACRNGRCLNTMGSYRCICDAGYQPDRDGTACIDVDECTASINTCEKTCQNTQGSFVCRCPQGYALNTDGRTCRDIDECQFKTHNCPQECINTPGSFKCSCQEGFIVGELNGRCADKDECAEDPNLCQPSGTCQNTPGGFKCTCKRGFVPDETGTRCVDNNECSGQQRCEYGCQNLHGGFKCQCPPGFIQHLYWNQCLDQNECSTPNICGGGTCINTIGSYRCFCNNGANFNPLSQSCGPSGVGQYGQQQLGGGGGRDSCLQNQCNFGCAGQGQGQGGGFGCGCPNGYQPVGQGHCVTTINPRVTGQIQPNTNFDRNQQYPHVANQGSTGLTEGEGCYGCKNGNGQNGNGQQGSAGQEFGGTGNGNYGNGNFNPNGNSNYDYYPTRRLRSKRDTREWNKDEVEDFLEGFKKRPEDDNNNTETPTKPRHHHRHRHHKKQKTGDENNQGQKTQQSNATGPVTLVLYEQDLKKDMSLMRLTPAIKMLKYKLKYAIVAKNEGGIFKLKADEHDVFSVVLKEAIKRGFYQVDILGRPIKHKDRHLPDTHLDVELDLYVI; translated from the exons TCCGAATATCTGTGGAGGAAGAGCCGTCAGCAATAGTCAGAGCTGCTGTCAGGGTTGGTCAGCTGTCCCGTCCAATGGTGGATACAGGTGTTCTGTTC CATCATGTCGAAGCTCCTGTGGAACGGGAACGTGTATTCGACCCGACCTATGTTACTGCCCAGGAGGTGTTGTACAGACCCAACCATGTGGTGCAG CTGTTTGCGGCAGTGGGTGCTTGAATGGTGGTCGATGTATTGGACCGGACAGATGCGCCTGTACCTATGGATTTACTGGAAAGAGATGCGAAGTTG ACTTCCGAACCGGACCGTGCTACACTCAAGTGGAGGGTGATACCTGTAAAGGACAACTGATTGGAGTGACGTGCACCAGGGGACTTTGTTGTGCTACCATCGGTCAGGCCTGGGGTCAGCCGTGCCAGCAGTGCCCGAGAGCTCCCGAACCTTGCAGACGAGGGTTCATATTCCATGATAGCAACAAGCAGTGCGTTG ACATCAACGAATGTATCGCCATTCCTGGCCTCTGTGTTGGAGGAAGGTGCACCAACACCCTCGGGTCGTATCGATGTGAGTGTCTGCCTGGACAGAGGAAGAACCCGACGACTGGAGCATGCGATGGTAAGGAACTGCCCG GAGGCGAGACGTGCGCTGATGCTGGCGCTGATGCTTGCAAGAACGGCCGATGTCTGAATGATGACAAAGGCTACTACTGTGTCTGTAACGCGGGATTCCTCGCCAGTGATGACAAAAAGAAGTGTATCA ACAACAGGAAGGCGACATGTTTTCGCACGACCGGTTGCCGTGACCCTATTGGTATCCCACTCACCCAAGTTGACTGCTGCTGTACCTACAGTATGTCTGGGTGGGGAGAAAGTAGGATATGTGAATCCTGCCCAACTAAAAACACGC CTGCTTACTACCGAGTGTGCCCAGGGAGTGATCCGTTGACCGGAGGGGAGAACTTTACCCGGCCTGACAATGGAG atgACACTGGTCACTGCTCTCTTTACCCCAACCTCTGCCCCAATGGGAGATGCAAGAGTACCCCGGGATCATACAGATGTATTTGTGATAAGGGCTTCAGGCTGAACAGACAGGGACAGTGTGTTG ATATCGATGAATGTCGAGAATACGGCTACTGTCGTGAGAACGGTCGTTGCTACAATAATCCTGGAAGTTACAGTTGTGACTGTAACTCTGGTTTCGCCCTCTCAACCGACAAGCGCTACTGTACAG ATAAAAATGAATGCCAGGAATCTGACAAGTGTCCTAATGGTAACTGCATCAACTTGGATGGCTCCTATAAATGTAGGTGCAATCCTGGATTCCGGTCATCTGTTGACATGGAGGTCTGCCTTG ACATTGACGAGTGCAgtgaaatcagtggtgtttgTCGCAACGGTATCTGCCTGAATGCCCTTGGAACATACACGTGTCGCTGCAATGCTGGTTACGAGCTCTCTCCGGACAGAACATTCTGTGTTG ATAAAAATGAGTGCACTGAAACCGGGATGTGTGAAAATGGTCGTTGTATCAATGAAGATGGGGCTTATAAATGTCTCTGCAACGTTGGATTCAAGTCAACTCCAGATGAAAAATCCTGTGTTG ATGTTGACGAGTGTGTCACCAATGATAACAAACTCTGTCCAAATGGTAACTGCATTAACACACCTGGGAGTTTCAGATGTGAATGTTTTGCTGGATTTACTCTTTCTGCAAGTGGACGCTCTTGTAAAG ACACCAGGAAAGGATATTGCTTCATGGACATTGACAATGCAGGACAATGCAAGAATCCATCCAGGCTGCTCATCACACGTTCCACATGCTGCTGCTCTTTGGAGATGAGCTCTGCCAAGGGGCTAGGCTGGGGTGATCCACAGTGCAAGCTCTGCCCAAGCCAAGGTTCTGATGATTATGATAAGTTGTGTACCTATGGTGATGGCATGGATGGAAACGGTGATG ATATCAATGAGTGTTTGATCTACCCCACTATCTGCAAGAATGGTGTCTGTGAGAACCTGCAGGGCTCCTATCGATGCAAATGCGATGAAGGTTATACTTATGAACCTGCAACTAAGCGATGTGTTG ATGTGGATGAATGCCTCTTGAACAGGAATCTCTGCCAGTTTGGAACCTGCCGCAATGTCCCTGGATCATTCAAGTGTGCCTGTCCGACTGGATTCACTTTTAATGATGAAACTAAATCTTGCGAAG ATGTTGATGAGTGTGCAGAAAACGATCGTCTTTGCCAGGGAGGCAACTGCTTGAATAATGAGGGAAGTTATCGCTGCGATTGTTCTGTTCCTGGGACGACGTTTGACCCTGTTAGGAAAATATGCGTTG ATTCACGGAAGGCTGCTTGTTGGGGCAAGTTTAGTGGACGTTGTGAAGAAAAGGTGGGCGACCGCATGACCAAGGAGGACTGTTGTGCTACATTGGGAAAAGCATGGGGAAGTCCTTGTGAGGAATGCCCTGCAG CAAGCGATTGTCCTAAAGGATTCAAGCATGATGGTTCCAGTTGTGTTG ACATCAATGAGTGTGTGATGATGGAGGGCATGTGTGAAGGTGGTCGATGTGTTAACACCCAGGGATCTTTCAGATGTGATTGTCCGACCGGTTTCAGAGTCGGCGCTGATGGCAAGACATGTGTTG ATTTCCGAGTTAGTAACTGTTACAGCAATTACGTGCGTGGACAGTGTGCAAATGATTTTGGTGGCCGCTACATGAAGCAGGTGTGCTGCTGCTCTGTTGGACAGGCATGGGGAGAGCCATGTGAACCATGCCCATCTACTGGATCTG ACGAGTACAAAAAGCTGTGCAATGGCGGATCAGGCAAGGGCCCCGACCAACCCGTCGACAATGGTATGACCGACAGACTCACTGACATTAATGAGTGTGTTTACTTTCCATCACTATGTGAAAATGGCCGCTGTAAGAACACTCTAGGCAGCTTTGAGTGTCTTTGCAACCAAGGGTATGCCATTGATGAGGCGGGGAAATCCTGTCTAG atattGATGAATGTCGGATTTCCTTTGGTGTGTGTGGTAATGGAACCTGCCGAAACACCCCTGGCAGATTCCGATGTGAGTGCCAGACTGGTTTTGAAAGCACCATGATGATGCAAACTTGCATGG ACATCAATGAGTGTGCACGAGACCGTACGCTGTGCCGGGGTGGAACCTGTGTGAACACTATTGGAAGCTTCAGCTGTATCTGCCCCGACGGACATGAGATGACCCAGGATGGCCGTGGCTGTAAAG ACATTGATGAGTGTTCTATCGAGAGTGGTATCTGCTCCAATGGTCGCTGTGAGAACTACATGGGCGGTTACCAATGTTTCTGCGACAATGGCTACAAACCTTCCCCACCTCGGACATCATGTGTGGACATCGATGAATGCGCTAGCTACAATGGGCGATGCGATAATCTCTGCCAGAATACCCCCGGGTCCTACCTCTGTACTTGTCAGCAGGGTTTCAGGATGGGACAAGATGGGAAGAGTTGTACAG ATATAAATGAATGTGTTGAGGTAGGTGATATTTGCAACACGGGTGATTGTGTGAACCTTCAGGGATCGTACAGGTGTGTCTGCAAGGCAGGCATGAGCATCACACAAGATGGAAAGGGTTGTACAG ATCTTGATGAGTGCAGTGGGCCAGACAAGATGTGCAAGAATGGTCTTTGTAAGAACACCATGGGTTCATACATCTGTGACTGTGACCGCGGCTATGCTGTTCAACCTGCTAAGGGTATTGGTTGTCTAG ATGATGACGAGTGTTCTAACAGCAAGgctgcctgtgacaagaatgcTGACTGCAGAAATACTGAAGGCTCTTACAAGTGCCAATGTAAAGATGGTTTCAGGGGAGATGGATTCCTCTGCATTG ACGTCAATGAATGTATCAACGCCAACGGCCAATGTGATGACCAGGCAAAGTGTACCAACACCCCTGGAAGCTTCCGTTGTGTCTGTGACGACGGCTTTGTTGGAGATGGTTTTGATTGCCTTG ATGTTGATGAGTGCTCAGTGAACCCGAACCTTTGCGACAACGGCCAGTGCCTCAACTACCCAGGCAGCTACAGATGCGAATGTGACATGGGCTTCGCTCCAAAGGACGATGAGAAGACCTGTGTTG ATATTGATGAATGCAGCACCTTTGAGAACCTCTGCGTAAACGGCCGATGTGAAAATGTCTTTGGAATGTTCAGATGCATCTGCAACCGAGGTTACGAACTCGACTCAACTGGCGGAAACTGCACGGATGTTGACGAGTGTAAGAACCCCGACAACTGCCAGTACGGGGAATGTGTCAACCGACAAGGGACGTACATCTGTCAGTGCCCACCCAACTATGAGCTGACTCCAGCTGGTACAGGATGTGTGG ATCCCCGACAAGGTTACTGTTACAGTGACTATCCATTCGGTGGAGTCCAGGGTGTTTGCAGCCGTGATCTCGCTCCAAATGTCGGCCAGGATGTCTGCTGCTGTACCATTGGTTTATCGTGGGGCGAGACAAACGGTTTCTGTGAACTCTGTCCAAGGAATGGCACAG CCGAGTATGACTATCTTTGCCCGGGAGGACCAGGCTTCCAACCAAACACACTGACCATCATTCTTGAAG ATATTGATGAGTGTGCGGAGTTCCCTAACCTCTGCGCCGGTGGAACTTGTAGGAACAGTTTCGGAAGTTTCACCTGTATTTGCCCACCTGGTTACAGCCTTGATACGGCAACTTATGCATGTGAAG ATATTGATGAATGTTTAGTCAACCCGGATATCTGTGGAGCTGGTGGTACCTGCATTAACAACAGAGGAAGCTACAGTTGTGTCTGTCCAGACAATACCAAGCTCATGCCAGGTGGAGACAGTTGCATGG acatgCGTAAAGGCGCATGCTATTCTCAGGTGGCCGAATTGACATCTCCTTCCCGAAGAAACAAATGTGATGGCCTCCTGTCAACCGATACCACCAAGATGGTCTGTTGTTGCTCGCTGGGAAAAGCTTGGGGTTCCGCCTGCGAGCTTTGCCCTCTATCAGGAACTG CTGATTATGAGAAGCAGTGTGGTGGTGTCTCACCGGGCACAATCATTGACCCAAACTCAGGAAAGCCAGCAG ATCTTGATGAATGTTCGAAAATTCCCGAACTCTGCGAGAACGGTGTCTGTGTTAACACATTAGGAAGCTTTAGGTGTCAGTGCCCGAAAGGGATGGAATTGAATGCAGAGGGAACTGTCTGTGAAG ACATTGATGAATGCCAGAGTGGACAGAACCCATGTGTTGGTGATGCTACGTGTGAGAACACCAAGGGAAGCTATAGGTGCAGTTGTCCTATTGGATTCCAGGTTTCAAGCAACCAGAGATCTTGTATAG ATATTGATGAGTGCTCGGATGACAGGTTCTGTCAGAATGGCGAGTGCCTCAACCTGATTGGTAGCTACCGTTGTGTCTGCAAGAAGGGATTTAGAAGCTCACTCAACCAGGATGCCTGCTTAG ACATCAACGAATGCTTAGTGCAGCCAGGTCTCTGTAGGAATGGCTCATGTGTTAACACTGAGGGCTCTTTCAGGTGTAACTGCTACACTGGTTACCAGACCTCGCAGAATGGAGACTGCATTG ACGTCGACGAATGTAGAACCACACCTGGTGGTCTCTGCAACCTTGGACGGTGCAAGAACACCCCGGGAAGCTACGTTTGCGAGTGCCAAGGAGGCTTCCGTTTATCTCTTGACAGGAGACAGTGCGAAg ATGTTGACGAGTGTGTCGAACGCAGGGATGTCTGTGACAATGCTCGCTGCCAGAATTTCCCTGGTGGATTCAGATGTATCTGTGATCCAGGTTACCAGCTTTCTGATGATGAGACGACTTGTGTTG ATGTGAACGAGTGTGACGACATCCACATGTGCCATGGCGGCCGATGCATCAACAGTCCTGGAAGCTTCCAATGTTTCTGCGATGTTGGCTTCGTTCTATCCACTGACAAGAAGATGTGTTTGG ATACTCGCCAAGGAACCTGCTTCATGACTTTTAAAAAGGGTCAGTGTACTGAGGAGCGTGCCATCAAATCTAACAAAGCTGAGTGTTGTTGTAGTCGTGGAGCTGCCTGGTCCTGGAACGAGGGAGCATGCGAGATCTGCCCCGAGCCCAATGAAG GGAGCTTTGCTGTCCTCTGCCCAGATGGTTTCGGTTTCATCATGGGTGAAGGAATGATGGATG ATTTGGATGAGTGTGCCTTGTACCCGACGATCTGTAACAATGGATACTGTATCAACACCGATGGCTCTTACAGGTGTGAGTGTGGACCAGGTTACACCCTACTTCCATCAGGAAACAGGTGCATAG atgatgatgaatgtgcGCGGAGGAATCCGTGTGGTAATGGTACTTGTACTAACACCCCTGGATCATTCGAATGCAAGTGCAGCGATGGTTTTCTTCCTGGCCGAAATCGGGTTTGTGAAG ATGTGAACGAATGTGATGAGTCAGCGATCCAATGTGCCTTCCGCTGCAAGAACATCCCCGGTGCTTACAGATGTGTTTGTCCACCTGGATACAAGGTTGCCCCAGATGGTCTTCATTGCCAGG ATGTTGATGAGTGTGCCATTGGTGCTAACGACTGCAAGTATGCCTGCAAGAATCTCGTTGGTATGCACATGTGTATTTGCCCCGAAGGATATGAAAAGATCGGACAAGGCGATAACTGCAGAG ATATCGATGAGTGCGCTGCTGATCGGAATATCTGTGGAAATGGGCGTTGTCGAAACACAGAAGGCACCTATCGCTGTGACTGCTTTGCAGGCTATGAAGTCTCTAATGATGGGAAAGTTTGCATTG ATAATCGCCAAGGTTTCTGCTACATGACATCCTATGGTGGCCGCTGTGTCAGCCGTGGAGACAACCTCGAACTCAAGACGAAAGCTATGTGTTGCTGTAGCATGGGTCAGGCATGGGGTCCAGGTTGTGAGCAATGTCCAAGAAGAGGTACAG CTGTGTACAAGACACTATGCATGCATGGACCTGGGTTTACTCCAGATGGTCAAG ATATTGATGAGTGTGCTCTGGACTCGACTGCTTGTAGAAACGGCCGATGCCTTAACACGATGGGATCCTATAGATGTATCTGTGATGCCGGTTACCAACCCGACAGAGACGGAACAGCCTGTATTG ATGTCGACGAGTGCACTGCCTCAATCAACACGTGTGAAAAGACTTGTCAGAACACCCAGGGAAGCTTTGTTTGTAGATGTCCTCAAGGTTATGCATTGAACACAGATGGAAGAACATGTAGAG ATATTGACGAATGTCAGTTCAAAACCCACAACTGTCCACAAGAATGTATCAACACACCTGGTTCATTCAAATGTTCCTGCCAAGAGGGATTCATTGTTGGAGAACTTAATGGAAGATGTGCTG ATAAGGACGAGTGTGCCGAGGACCCGAACCTGTGCCAGCCAAGTGGAACCTGCCAGAACACTCCAGGAGGATTCAAGTGTACCTGCAAACGAGGTTTCGTACCTGATGAAACTGGAACAAGATGTGTTG ATAATAATGAGTGCAGTGGCCAGCAGCGTTGTGAATATGGTTGCCAGAACCTTCACGGCGGGTTCAAGTGCCAGTGTCCACCAGGCTTCATCCAGCATCTCTATTGGAATCAGTGCTTGG ATCAAAACGAGTGCTCTACCCCCAATATCTGTGGAGGTGGTACATGCATCAACACCATTGGTAGTTATCGGTGCTTCTGTAACAATGGAGCCAATTTCAACCCTCTCTCACAGTCATGTGGTCCAAGTGGAGTCGGACAAT ACGGACAACAACAattaggaggaggaggaggaagagacAGTTGTCTACAGAACCAATGTAACTTTGGATGTGCCGGCCAGGGACAGGGACAGGGAGGTGGATTTGGATGTGGCTGCCCCAATGGATACCAGCCAGTTGGACAAGG GCACTGTGTCACAACTATCAACCCGCGAGTGACTGGACAAATCCAACCAAACACTAACTTTGACAGAAACCAGCAATATCCACACGTTGCTAACCAAGGCAGTACTGGTCTTACAGAGGGTGAGGGATGCTACGGATGCAAAAACGGTAATGGCCAAAATGGTAATGGCCAGCAAGGTTCAGCCGGTCAGGAGTTTGGCGGGACCGGTAATGGTAACTACGGAAATGGAAACTTCAATCCAAATGGTAACTCCAACTATGACTACTACCCGACGCGGCGTCTGAGGAGCAAGCGAGACACGAGGGAATGGAACAAGGATGAAGTTGAGGACTTCCTTGAAGGCTTTAAGAAACGTCCAGAAGATGACAACAATAACACG gagACCCCAACTAAGCCAAGACATCACCACCGTCACCGCCATCACAAGAAGCAGAAAACAGGCGATGAAAATAACCAAGGTCAAAAAACGCAACAGAGCAACGCTACTGGTCCTGTCACCTTGGTGTTATACGAACAAGATCTGAAGAAGGATATGTCTCTCATGCGTCTTACCCCAGCTATTAAGATGCTGAAGTATAAGCTCAAATATGCAATAGTTGCAAAGAACGAGGGTGGTATTTTCAAACTGAAGGCCGACGAGCATGATGTCTTTTCTGTCGTACTAAAAGAAGCCATTAAGCGCGGTTTCTATCAAGTTGATATCCTTGGAAGGCCCATCAAGCACAAGGATCGTCATTTACCCGACACTCACTTGGATGTTGAGCTTGATCTGTACGTCATTTGA